From Streptomyces sp. GSL17-111, one genomic window encodes:
- a CDS encoding DMT family transporter, with amino-acid sequence MPTARSTGAGQGHGTDLFLLAVAVSGISLSAPLIAATAAPALAIAFWRNAMAVGVLTPIALARHRAELAGLSGRTVLLAGAAGALLALHFALWLPSLSMTSVASSTALVTTTPIWTTLLLRLRGHRQPRPVWAGTAVAFAGVLLLTGVDLSLSPRALAGDALALAGGMAAAGYVLLGSEVRRTVSTTAYTFVCYTTTAVLLLVACLVAGADLGAGYSGETWLKLVVLTVTAQLLGHSVLNRVVRGLGPSVTSTAILLETPGAALIAALWLGQTPPAVAYPALGVILAGLLLVLRAPGPAAAGGPEEAAVTEAADPDRPGPGGADDAPSGTPPRASRSA; translated from the coding sequence GTGCCCACGGCCCGGTCCACCGGTGCCGGGCAGGGGCACGGCACGGACCTGTTCCTGCTCGCCGTGGCCGTCTCCGGCATCTCCCTGTCCGCGCCGCTCATCGCCGCCACGGCGGCGCCCGCACTCGCCATCGCGTTCTGGCGCAACGCCATGGCCGTCGGCGTGCTCACCCCGATCGCCCTCGCCCGGCACCGCGCCGAGCTGGCCGGGCTCAGCGGCCGGACCGTCCTGCTCGCGGGGGCGGCCGGTGCTCTGCTCGCCCTCCACTTCGCGCTGTGGCTGCCCAGCCTCAGCATGACGTCCGTCGCCTCCTCGACGGCCCTGGTGACGACCACTCCGATCTGGACGACGCTGCTGCTGCGGCTGCGCGGCCACCGGCAGCCGAGACCGGTGTGGGCGGGGACGGCGGTCGCGTTCGCGGGCGTGCTCCTGCTGACCGGCGTCGACCTGTCGCTCTCCCCGCGCGCGCTGGCCGGGGACGCCCTGGCCCTCGCCGGTGGCATGGCGGCGGCGGGGTACGTGCTGCTGGGCTCCGAGGTGCGCCGGACGGTCTCCACGACGGCGTACACGTTCGTCTGCTACACCACGACGGCCGTCCTGCTGCTGGTGGCGTGCCTGGTCGCGGGCGCGGACCTGGGCGCCGGGTACAGCGGCGAGACGTGGCTGAAACTCGTCGTCCTGACGGTGACCGCGCAGCTGCTCGGCCACTCCGTCCTCAACCGCGTCGTGCGCGGCCTGGGCCCGTCGGTGACGTCCACGGCGATCCTCCTGGAGACTCCGGGTGCGGCGCTGATCGCCGCGCTGTGGCTGGGCCAGACGCCGCCGGCCGTCGCCTACCCCGCGCTCGGCGTCATCCTGGCCGGGCTGCTGCTCGTGCTGCGCGCGCCGGGGCCCGCCGCGGCGGGCGGTCCGGAGGAGGCCGCCGTCACCGAAGCGGCCGACCCCGACCGTCCCGGCCCCGGGGGCGCGGACGACGCTCCCTCCGGAACGCCCCCTAGAGCCAGCCGTTCCGCTTGA
- a CDS encoding Mrp/NBP35 family ATP-binding protein, which yields MATDTYGPAPTDEAVRAALATVNDPEIHRPITDLGMVKSVDIAADGSVAVAVYLTVSGCPMRETIVSRVTEAVRGVAGVTGVEVELDVMSDEQRRELATSLRGGQAEREVPFAQPNSLTRVYCVASGKGGVGKSSVTVNLAAAMAADGLKVGVVDADIYGHSVPRMLGAEGRPTQVEDMIMPPSAHGVKVISIGMFTPGNAPVVWRGPMLHRALQQFLADVYWGDLDVLLLDLPPGTGDIAISVAQLIPNAEILVVTTPQQAAAEVAERAGSIAVQTHQKIVGVVENMSGLPCPHCDEMVDVFGTGGGQRVAEGLSRTTGTNVPVLGAIPIDVRLREGGDEGKPVVLTDPDSPAGAAIRSVAGKLGGRQRGLSGLSLGITPRNKF from the coding sequence ATGGCTACCGACACGTACGGACCGGCTCCCACCGACGAGGCGGTGCGCGCCGCGCTCGCCACGGTGAACGATCCGGAGATCCACCGTCCGATCACCGACCTCGGCATGGTCAAGTCCGTCGACATCGCCGCCGACGGCTCGGTGGCGGTCGCCGTCTACCTCACCGTCTCGGGCTGTCCGATGCGTGAGACGATCGTCTCACGGGTCACCGAGGCGGTGCGCGGGGTCGCGGGGGTGACCGGCGTCGAGGTGGAGCTGGACGTCATGAGCGACGAGCAGCGCCGTGAGCTGGCCACGTCCCTACGGGGTGGCCAGGCCGAGCGCGAGGTGCCGTTCGCCCAGCCGAACTCCCTCACCCGCGTGTACTGCGTGGCCTCCGGCAAGGGCGGCGTCGGCAAGTCGTCCGTGACGGTGAACCTGGCCGCCGCGATGGCGGCCGACGGGCTGAAGGTCGGCGTCGTGGACGCGGACATCTACGGCCACTCGGTGCCGCGCATGCTGGGCGCCGAGGGCCGGCCCACCCAGGTCGAGGACATGATCATGCCGCCGTCCGCGCACGGCGTGAAGGTGATCTCCATCGGCATGTTCACCCCGGGCAACGCCCCGGTCGTGTGGCGCGGGCCGATGCTGCACCGCGCGCTCCAGCAGTTCCTCGCCGACGTCTACTGGGGCGACCTGGACGTGCTCCTGCTCGACCTGCCGCCCGGCACCGGCGACATCGCCATCTCCGTGGCCCAGCTGATCCCCAACGCCGAGATCCTGGTCGTCACCACTCCGCAGCAGGCCGCCGCCGAGGTGGCCGAACGGGCCGGTTCGATCGCCGTGCAGACGCACCAGAAGATCGTGGGCGTCGTGGAGAACATGTCGGGGCTGCCCTGCCCGCACTGTGACGAGATGGTGGACGTCTTCGGCACCGGCGGCGGTCAGCGCGTCGCCGAGGGCCTCTCCCGCACGACGGGCACGAACGTGCCGGTGCTCGGCGCCATCCCCATCGACGTCCGGCTGCGCGAGGGCGGCGACGAGGGCAAGCCGGTGGTCCTGACGGACCCGGATTCGCCGGCCGGTGCCGCGATCCGCTCCGTCGCGGGCAAGCTGGGCGGCCGTCAGCGCGGCCTGTCGGGCCTGTCCCTGGGCATCACGCCGCGCAACAAGTTCTGA